The region CGTTTTGAAACTCCAACACAAGAAAGCCGTTTTGAGCCGCGAGAAGGCGAGACATCAATAGTTCTCGATGTAGTTTTATCCCTAACGCCGGAAAGCTACGCCGAACGCTTTCGCCGCACAGCGATCAAACGAGCCAAACTCCCGGGCTTAAAACGTAACGCAGAGGCTCTAAAGAAATCACCCCCGCCGAATGAAATTTGAACGCGAATTAAGAGGATTGAGCAGATTTTCCGGACTAATACTACAAATCCGGGGCTTTCCGCCTAATCCGCTAGATCCGCGTTGAAAAATTCTTGAGCATTTCGGTTATCATCTTATCTATGCCGCTCCGGGATGCTCACAACCGAATAATTCGCGATCTGCGCGTTTCGCTTACAGATCGCTGTAATTTTCGTTGTTTTTACTGTCTGCCAAATGGCGAGCCTCCGCTTGCTCGGAAAGAAACGATCTTGTCATTTGAGGAGATCGTATATCTGACCGATATTTTCGTTTCGCTTGGCATAGAAAAGATAAGGCTAACGGGCGGTGAACCTTTGATCAGGAAGGACGTTCCTAAGTTAGTTGCCGAGATAGCTAAATTAAAACCACAGCTTACTGACCTTGCTTTAACCACTAACGGATTCGATTTTCCCCGTCATGCCGCTGCGTTAAAAGATGCGGGACTCGACCGTGTCACGGTCAGCCTCGACAGTCTTGACCGTGAAAAATTTCTCGACATCACCGGCGTTGACGCTCTCGATAAAGTTTACGACGCGATCGACGCGGCGAAAAAGTTCGGGTTTGAGCCGATAAAGATCAATGCCTGTGTCGTGCGTGGACGCAACGACGACGAGATGGTGGATTTTGCGCGATTCGCGCGCGAATATGATGTGGCGATGAGGTTTATCGAGTTTATGCCGCTCGATAGCGGCAACGATTGGAGCCGTGAAATGGTCGTTCCAGGCAAGGAGATTCACGATACTATAAACGCTGTCTATCCGCTTCGACTAAAGGAATCGTCGCGCGGCAGCGAAACGGCTTGGAAATATGAATTCGCCGACGGAGCAAAAGGCGAGATCGGAATAATTGCACCCGTGACCGAAATGTTTTGCGGAGCCTGCTCACGCATCCGCCTCACCGCCGACGGCCAGATCCGCACGTGCCTCTTTTCAACCACCGAACATAATTTAAGGGACTTCGTCCGCAGCGGCGCCAACCGAGAAGAGATCGTGGACTTTATCGAAAACGTCGTCATGAAAAAAGAACCGCGTCACTATATTAATGACGCCGAATTTGTTCAGCCCTCGAGGACGATGAGTTTTATTGGGGGATAGAATCTAGTTGCCAATGCCAAGCCCAAATACTTTGAACCTTCCAGCCTCTTCGAAAATATAAAAGTAAAACAGATCGCGCTCGACAATAAACACGGCGCGACTGTCACTAACACCTAGGTTTGGCTCACCGTATTTTATTCGTGGCGAGCTAGAATCATGGAGAATGCCTTTCGCGTTTTCTTTGTACATAGAGGACGACATGGAATTTGGCGGAATTCGTTTACGAAAAAGTGAGGAAATACGATGCGCGTCCTTAATTAGTCCAAGTACTTCCGAACGAGTTTTAACATCCTCCTCACCTTCGTTGCAGCAAGCAGCGTCAGAAATCCAATTGCGGAAATAGGGAGATGATTTCATTGCAAAAACAATTTCGGGTGGATACAACTGTTCATCAACATCCTTTACTCTTTTCGTACTCAAACCCCAAAGATTGCTCAAATAGTAAACGTTCATGAATGCAATGTACATTTGATCGAGTGTCCTGTCGTTAACGCGCTGAACTTTTGTATTTGCTCCTCCTCGAAAGGCACGAGCATTACGGTTCCTTAATGTTCGGTCCACTGTGAAGAATTCTCGGTACGGCACAGCAAAATCAAGGGTGTCAAGAAATCGCGCAACAAACTTGTCAGCCGTTTCTTCAGCGCATCTAAGTTTCTCCATGTCTGATTTCGCCTTGTTACACGGCTTTCCCACGGCGAAAGTCGCATAGGCAGGCAAAACCAGCAAAAGAAAACTAAAAACAAGCATGAATTTTTTCCTGATGCCCATATAATTTTTTTTGATGCACTATTCTACTGAAAGATCTAGCTAATTCTGCTTCCTACCCATCATATCCAAACCTACCGCCGCGACAAGGATCGAGCCTTTGATGATGTCCTGCATAAAATCGCGAACGTTGAGCAACGACATACCGTTGTCTAGGCTCGCCATGATGAGTGCGCCGAGGCATGCTCCGAAGATGGTTCCGCGTCCGCCCATCAGACTCGCCCCACCAATAACACACGCGGCGATGGCGTCTAGTTCCTTTAAAACACCGGCATCCGGAGCGGAGCTTCCGACACGTGCGGTAAAGATCAATGCGGCGACACCGGTGAATGCTCCTAAGAGAGCGTAAACCTTAAGGATATTTCGTTTGTTATTTATTCCGGATAACCGAGCGGCATCGGCGTTACCGCCGATGGCATAGAGGTAGCGGCCAAAAACGGTTGAATTAGTCAGAAATCCGCCAAATAATGCGACCGCAAGCAATATTAGAACCGGGATCGGCACGCCTTGATATGCATTCATCACCCAAATAAACGCAACAATGCCGCCGATAGGAATAATCGCTTTAAGCAACTCGCCGCCGTAATTTGCTTCGCCAAGTCCGTAATCTTTGACCGATCTGGCTTTGCGATAGGTCATAAACAATACGAACGCAATAGCAGCCGTAGCCAATGCCCAACCGACGGACAAAGGTAGATTATTGTTGCCTATACCCTTAAAGGTTTCATCCGAGATCGGTATCGTATTGCCGCCGAGAAGCCATTTCACAGCGCCGCGCCAAGCAAGTAGCCCGCCTAGCGTAACGATAAACGCAGGGATATTCAGATACGCGGTCAACACCCCGTGAAAAACTCCGATAGCAACACCAACAACAATTGCCGCTATGATGGCAGACGGAAGTCCGTACTCCAAAACGGTAAGGACATAAGCCGCAGTGCCGCCCGCAAACCCCAACGCCGATCCAACCGACAGATCGATATGGCCCGAAACGATTACCATCAGCATCCCAACAGCAAGTATCGCCGTCACCGACATCTGCGTCATCAGATTAGAGAGATTGCGCGGCGTCAAAAAGATCGAATCGGTCGCCCAATGAAAATACGCCCAGATGATGCCCAATATGGCGATCATGATGTATGCCCGCAGCGTCGATTTGGTGATGCGTGTTTTGTTCGCTTCGTCCATGATGTTTAATTATTACCGGTCGCCGCAGCCATTACCTTTTCGGGAGTCGCCTCTTCGCGGGTGAATTCACCTGTAAGTTTGCCTTCGTATAAAACGATAACGCGGTCCGAAAGCCCGAGCACTTCGGGTAACTCAGATGAAACGAGTACGATCGCCATTCCCTGTTTTGCCAGCTTATTGATCTCAGTGTATATTTCCTGCTTTGCACCTACATCGATACCACGTGTCGGTTCGTCGAGGAAGAGAATTTTTGGCTTGGTCAAAAGCCATTTCCCGAGTACGACCTTTTGCTGATTGCCGCCTGAGAGTGTTCCGGCGATTGTCCTCGGCGAATTTGCCTTGATCCGCAGGCCTTTCATCGGTGCCTCAACTGCAATAGTTTCTCTTGTTCGATCAGTCAGAAACTTTCCGGATAAGGAGCGCAGGCCCGCAAGCGTCATGTTATCAGTGATCGTTTGATCGAGTAACAACCCATAACGCTTGCGATCCTCCGTCACAAATCCAATCCCGTTTGAAATAGCATCGGCCGGTGAATGAATGGAAGCCGGTTCGCCGTCGATCTCGATCTCACCCGAATATCTGCCACTCCAAGCTCCAAATATCGTCATCAAAAGCTCAGTGCGGCCAGCTCCCATTAAACCTGCAATGCCAAGCACCTCGCCTTTTCTCACATCGAACGAAATATTGTCAACCAACTTTTTCTCGGTGTCTTCAAGTGAGTACGCCGTTAGATCTTTGACGCTCAAAGCAGTTTTCCCGCAGTTATGCTCCGCCTTGGGGAAAATATCACCGACCTCACGGCCAACCATTGCCGCAATGACCTCGTTCTTATCCGTTTCGGCGGCGGCGTGTGTTGCAACCGTTTTGCCGTCACGCAGGACAGTGATGCGGTCACTCATTTTGAAAACCTCGTCGAGCTTGTGCGAAATATAGATCATCCCGACGCCACGCTCGCGAAGTTTTTCGAGTATGCCGAAAAGTGTCTCGACCTCCGACTCTGTCAGAGCGGCGGTCGGCTCGTCGAGGACGAGAATCTTAGCGTCCTGCGACAATGCTTTCGCGATCTCAACGAGTTGCTGCTGGCCTATGCCAAGCGTGGCGACCTGAACACGCGGATCGATAGGCAGATGTAGCTTCTGTAATAATTCAGCGGCCTTGTGATAAAGCTCGGACCAATTTATAACACCGAACCGAGACGGCTCTTTGCCGAGAAAGATGTTCTCACCAACAGTCAGTTCTTTTACAAGCGAAAGCTCCTGAAAGATGATCGCGATGCCCGCAGATTCCGAATCGCGTATCCCTCGAAAATGCCTGATCTCGTCATCTACCAATATATCGCCTTCAAAGGAGCCTTCGGGATAAACGCCGGACAGAACTTT is a window of Chloracidobacterium sp. DNA encoding:
- the moaA gene encoding GTP 3',8-cyclase MoaA — encoded protein: MPLRDAHNRIIRDLRVSLTDRCNFRCFYCLPNGEPPLARKETILSFEEIVYLTDIFVSLGIEKIRLTGGEPLIRKDVPKLVAEIAKLKPQLTDLALTTNGFDFPRHAAALKDAGLDRVTVSLDSLDREKFLDITGVDALDKVYDAIDAAKKFGFEPIKINACVVRGRNDDEMVDFARFAREYDVAMRFIEFMPLDSGNDWSREMVVPGKEIHDTINAVYPLRLKESSRGSETAWKYEFADGAKGEIGIIAPVTEMFCGACSRIRLTADGQIRTCLFSTTEHNLRDFVRSGANREEIVDFIENVVMKKEPRHYINDAEFVQPSRTMSFIGG
- a CDS encoding sugar ABC transporter permease, which produces MDEANKTRITKSTLRAYIMIAILGIIWAYFHWATDSIFLTPRNLSNLMTQMSVTAILAVGMLMVIVSGHIDLSVGSALGFAGGTAAYVLTVLEYGLPSAIIAAIVVGVAIGVFHGVLTAYLNIPAFIVTLGGLLAWRGAVKWLLGGNTIPISDETFKGIGNNNLPLSVGWALATAAIAFVLFMTYRKARSVKDYGLGEANYGGELLKAIIPIGGIVAFIWVMNAYQGVPIPVLILLAVALFGGFLTNSTVFGRYLYAIGGNADAARLSGINNKRNILKVYALLGAFTGVAALIFTARVGSSAPDAGVLKELDAIAACVIGGASLMGGRGTIFGACLGALIMASLDNGMSLLNVRDFMQDIIKGSILVAAVGLDMMGRKQN
- a CDS encoding xylose ABC transporter ATP-binding protein codes for the protein MPLLEMRNIVKEFPGVRALDGVSFTLDAGEFHALVGENGAGKSTLMKVLSGVYPEGSFEGDILVDDEIRHFRGIRDSESAGIAIIFQELSLVKELTVGENIFLGKEPSRFGVINWSELYHKAAELLQKLHLPIDPRVQVATLGIGQQQLVEIAKALSQDAKILVLDEPTAALTESEVETLFGILEKLRERGVGMIYISHKLDEVFKMSDRITVLRDGKTVATHAAAETDKNEVIAAMVGREVGDIFPKAEHNCGKTALSVKDLTAYSLEDTEKKLVDNISFDVRKGEVLGIAGLMGAGRTELLMTIFGAWSGRYSGEIEIDGEPASIHSPADAISNGIGFVTEDRKRYGLLLDQTITDNMTLAGLRSLSGKFLTDRTRETIAVEAPMKGLRIKANSPRTIAGTLSGGNQQKVVLGKWLLTKPKILFLDEPTRGIDVGAKQEIYTEINKLAKQGMAIVLVSSELPEVLGLSDRVIVLYEGKLTGEFTREEATPEKVMAAATGNN